One part of the Bdellovibrio bacteriovorus genome encodes these proteins:
- a CDS encoding CapA family protein has protein sequence MRLNKAFLIASLIFATSAHANKGANCADGSVVLGFAGDILVHDALYKNILPKQNFTSLWNKAIPLFNKADYMTVNLEGPAAVGIDKAGRDVGDQGFTYDLNVYSGTNFSFNFHPQILRDLKSSNIDLISTANNHSLDRQWRGVDRTIEAAKNIGLSIVGTRPSYAPNENFYHLTDVRGYRMAFIACTEATNGIADTKNQVLSCYGKSQQVEILIRQLRARGDIDGVFVLPHWGVEYSHKPDKSQTAYAKRFLEAGAVAVVGSHPHVLQPWESYRTSDGRLTMIVYSLGNFLAFQAGTEKKTGAVVYLQLGRDVQGRTQVLTSYYTPTYRDGYTVYPISSKGSKDALKEAARHLGTVNRLEPDQKIPRCN, from the coding sequence ATGCGTCTGAATAAAGCCTTCCTTATTGCCAGTTTGATCTTTGCAACGTCGGCCCACGCCAACAAAGGGGCGAATTGCGCTGATGGTTCCGTGGTACTGGGTTTTGCCGGGGACATTCTGGTTCACGATGCTCTTTATAAAAACATTCTGCCCAAACAGAACTTCACAAGTCTTTGGAACAAGGCCATTCCGTTGTTCAACAAAGCCGATTACATGACCGTGAATCTGGAAGGCCCGGCGGCCGTTGGTATCGACAAAGCCGGTCGTGATGTGGGCGATCAGGGTTTCACCTATGATCTGAACGTGTATTCGGGAACGAATTTTTCCTTCAACTTCCATCCGCAGATTCTGCGTGATCTGAAAAGTTCCAATATTGATCTGATCAGCACCGCGAACAATCATTCCTTGGACAGACAATGGCGGGGAGTCGATCGCACGATTGAGGCCGCAAAAAACATCGGCCTTTCCATAGTGGGCACAAGACCGTCTTACGCGCCGAATGAAAACTTCTATCACCTGACGGATGTGCGCGGTTATCGCATGGCCTTTATTGCCTGCACCGAAGCGACCAATGGGATTGCAGACACTAAGAACCAGGTTCTTTCCTGTTATGGCAAGTCCCAGCAGGTGGAAATATTGATTCGTCAGCTGCGCGCTCGTGGCGACATTGACGGCGTGTTCGTGCTTCCGCACTGGGGTGTGGAATACAGCCACAAGCCGGACAAATCACAAACAGCTTATGCCAAACGCTTTTTGGAAGCGGGCGCTGTGGCAGTGGTGGGATCTCATCCCCATGTCCTGCAACCTTGGGAAAGCTATCGCACCAGTGATGGTCGTTTGACGATGATTGTGTATTCTCTGGGGAACTTCCTGGCATTCCAGGCCGGGACCGAAAAGAAGACCGGCGCCGTTGTCTATCTGCAGTTGGGACGCGATGTGCAGGGCCGCACTCAGGTGCTGACATCCTATTACACGCCGACGTACCGCGATGGTTACACCGTTTATCCGATCAGCAGCAAAGGTTCCAAGGACGCGCTGAAAGAGGCCGCCCGTCATCTGGGTACGGTAAATCGTCTGGAGCCAGACCAGAAAATCCCGCGCTGCAATTAA
- a CDS encoding AAA family ATPase gives MKKDTSDTRLSKIGISNFLSFDNQSPVKLGSLNIFVGKNSSGKSTVLHALALLSETMYDPSEQTGMLLSGNGINLGTFENVVHKNDISNPIKFDLSFSSTSSPAYDRLTLNLKGEANDLRLGISTMTGYKAQRRSFVIQGKSGGAASFIKNKSSISKPSWITCRFDHFLPISPISAHQGLH, from the coding sequence ATGAAAAAAGATACTTCTGACACTAGGCTCTCTAAGATTGGCATTTCCAATTTTCTTTCATTTGACAATCAATCGCCGGTTAAACTTGGGTCCCTCAATATTTTCGTCGGAAAGAATAGCTCTGGAAAATCCACCGTCTTGCACGCCTTAGCGTTACTGAGTGAGACAATGTATGATCCAAGCGAACAAACTGGAATGCTCTTAAGCGGAAACGGTATTAACCTAGGCACTTTTGAAAACGTCGTTCACAAAAACGACATTTCCAATCCAATAAAGTTTGACCTTTCATTTTCGTCCACTAGCTCTCCCGCATATGACCGATTGACGCTAAACCTTAAAGGCGAAGCAAATGATTTACGTCTTGGTATCAGCACAATGACTGGCTACAAAGCGCAAAGAAGAAGCTTTGTAATTCAAGGGAAAAGCGGAGGAGCTGCTAGCTTCATCAAAAATAAGAGCTCTATCTCTAAGCCAAGTTGGATAACTTGCAGATTTGATCATTTTCTTCCAATATCACCTATATCGGCCCATCAAGGGCTCCACTGA
- a CDS encoding AAA family ATPase yields MEGRYPDRIDSEAANLVAFLLRHTRTNSERLRLNSVITKWLGERLELIDNTKLEKMKGISAHILKGTDPTLRTSVALANTGYGVSQVLPIIVAKAFSNKGAILIEQPELHLHPKAQAEIAELLLEMAEEGHQLFIETHSEHLILRLRSLVAQKKSPLPPDEIKLFHVNKKKDGSTLDEVSITETGDLEGWPEGFFSASSEDISAILRAKMSVKK; encoded by the coding sequence ATGGAAGGCAGATATCCAGATAGAATTGACTCAGAAGCTGCGAATCTTGTAGCTTTTCTACTACGTCACACTCGTACCAATAGCGAAAGACTAAGACTAAACAGCGTAATTACCAAATGGCTTGGAGAGCGTCTCGAACTTATTGATAATACAAAACTTGAAAAGATGAAGGGCATTTCTGCCCATATTTTAAAAGGCACTGATCCGACGCTAAGAACTAGCGTGGCTTTAGCAAACACTGGCTATGGCGTATCTCAAGTATTACCGATTATCGTTGCTAAGGCCTTTTCAAATAAAGGTGCGATATTAATTGAACAGCCAGAACTTCATTTACACCCAAAAGCACAAGCAGAAATTGCCGAACTACTACTCGAAATGGCAGAAGAAGGGCACCAACTCTTTATCGAGACACATAGCGAGCATCTAATTTTACGTTTGCGCTCGTTAGTTGCACAAAAGAAGTCTCCCCTGCCACCAGATGAGATAAAGCTCTTCCACGTTAACAAAAAAAAGGATGGCTCAACTCTTGACGAAGTCTCAATTACCGAAACAGGCGATCTTGAAGGATGGCCAGAAGGGTTCTTCTCAGCATCAAGTGAAGACATTAGTGCCATTCTCCGCGCAAAGATGAGTGTAAAAAAATGA